The Tolypothrix sp. PCC 7712 region CCAGTGAGCAAAATTGTTGAGTGAGAAATTACCCTGAAATCTTTGATTGATGTGGTTGAGGATATTCAGATTAAAAGCAGCAGTTACTCCTTGAGAATCGTTGTAAGCTGCTTCGATAATTTCTACCGACTTTTGTAAATCTACACCCAATAAAAAGAATTCACCGGGTTTTAATGCTTGTTGCACTTGGGTGAAAAATTTGTGAGTTTGTTTGTCATTTAAATTGCCTAAAGTACTTCCTAAGAAAATCAACATCCGATTTTCTAATTCTGCTGAGGGAAGTTCGGCTAAGGCTTGTTCGTAAGTTCCAGCTAAACCGCAAAGTTTTAATTTGGGGTATTGTTCAAGCAAATCTAAAGCAGTTGTTTTGAGGATACCGCTACTAACATCTATGGGGTAATATTGTAGTTCTTGAACTACCTCACTATATGCTTCGAGTAACAGGCGAGTTTTGCGAGAACTACCACTACCTAATTCTATTAAATGACAAGAGCCTGTCATCTTAGCAATTTCAGCAGCGTATGTTTCTAAAATTGCTTGCTCGGTGCGAGTGGGATAGTATTCTCTTAGGTCACAAATCTGCTCAAATAGTTCCGAACCCCGATCATCATAGAAGTAACGACAAGGCAAAGTTTTGGGATTTTGAGTCAATCCCGCCATAATATCTGCACCTTCATCGACTGATGCGATCGCTGAATTTAAATTAATCCAACGCAGGCGTGAATGCTCTTTATTTTCCGTCTTCAATTTTCTGCTCTCCTGGGGTTTAAGTGAAGGATAAAGTCTGAATGTTCAAGAATTAAATAAGTAATTTTATATTTATCCTTGATACTTCAGACTTCAGCTTTTTATACTAAAGCTATTTCTTGACCTTTTTTATCTATCTCAGGTTGCTGATTTTGGGCTTCATATTCACCAAATTGCTGTATGAGTTTGGCTACTAAACCTGTCCATCCTGTTTGATGACTTGCACCGATTCCTGCGCCGTTATCACCATGAAAATACTCGTAAAACAAAATTAAATCGCGCCAATGTGGATCGGTTTGGAATTTTTGTGTATTACCATAAACAGGTCGTTGTGCAGCAGAATTTTGCAAGAAAATTCGGATTAATCTTTGAGAGAGTTCCGAGGCAACTTCCCAAAGCGTCATCATTTTACCAGAACCTGTAGGGCATTCCAATTGGAAATCGTTCCCCAAATAATGATGAAATTTTTGCAGTGATTCTATGAGCAGAAAATTCACTGGGAACCAAACAGGGCCACGCCAGTTGGAATTACCACCAAATAAGCCACTGCTGGATTCTGCGGGTTCATAATCTACGCGAAATTGGCTGCTATCAACATCAAAAATGTAGGGATGTTGGCTATGAAATTTAGAAAGGGCGCGAATACCGTGGGGGCTAAAAAACTCGTTTTCATCGAGCATTTTTTGCAGTATACTTTTGAGTTTGTCCCGCGAGACAATTGCGAGTAATCTTCTTGCACCTATGCCTTTAGTTTCCATACAGGCGACATTTTGCCGTAAGTCTGGGCGATTTTTAATGAACCATTCCAAGCGACTTTTAAAGCCGGGGAGCAGATTAATAGTTTCTGGTTCCAGAGTTTCAATAGCAAACAGGGGAATTAGCCCTACCATTGAGCGAACTTTTAAGGTAATTTGTTTTTCTGCTAAATGTAGTACATCGTAGTAAAAGCCATCTTGCTCATTCCACAAACTAGCTTCCAGTTCGCCAATTTTATTCATCGCATCGGCGATGTAGAGGAAATGTTCAAAGAATTTAGTGGCGATGTCTTCATATACAGGATTAGTTGTTGCTAACTCTAGGGCGATCGCCAACATATTTAAGCAATACATCCCCATCCAACTAGTACCATCAGATTGGTCAATATGTCCGCCTGTAGGTAAAGTAGCGCTACGGTCAAATACTCCTATATTATCTAACCCTAAAAATCCCCCTTGAAAGACATTATTACCTTCAGCATCTTTGCGATTTACCCACCATGTAAAATTCAGCATCAATTTCTGAAATACTCTTTCTAGAAATTGGCGATCGCCCTTACCATATATTTTTTGTTCTATCTTATAAATTCGCCAAGTTGCCCAAGCATGAACAGGCGGATTAACATCACTAAATTTCCATTCATAAGCCGGAATTTGCCCATTAGGATGCATATACCATTCCCGCGTTAACACATCTAATTGATATTTGGCAAAATCAGGGTCAATTATTGCCAAAGGAATAGTATGAAAGGCTAAATCCCAAGCTGCAAACCAAGGATATTCCCACTTATCAGGCATAGAAAGTATATCTTCATTGTAGAGGTGAAACCATTCATGATTTCTGCCTTCTTGCCTTTCTGGTGGTGGGGGTGGTGTATTGCGATCGCCTTTGAGCCAATCTTCTAAAATGTAGTGATAAAATTGCTTACTCCACAGCATCCCCGCAAATGCTTGTCTTTGCACATTTCGCATATCTGCACTGAGGGGAAATGGCGTAATGCGCTGATAAAATGCATCGGCTTCTTGTTTTCTAGCCAAGAAAATAGCATCAAATTCGGAGTTAAATGGCTCAAATAAATTTGGTATATCACTTAAGCGTAATTTGACAGTTTGGGTTTCCCCTGCACCCACTGTTAGCAGATAATGAGGTGCAGCTTTTGTCCCAAATTGCTCGGGATTTACTGCCTGTTTGTTACCTGAGACAATATATTCATTAATGCCATCTTTCACATAGGCAGAGGTATTAGGAGAGCCAAATAATCGCTGATTATTGGTTTCATTTTCTGTAAACAAAATTTCGGTTGCTGTTTGACAATACAACCATCTATTATCTAAAGTAGCATGGGAAGCTTCGATAATTTGCCAACTATTAGCGGAGTTTACTTGCTTCAAGTGAGGTTTATTAGTATCTCCATTCCAAGACCAAGTATTACGAAACCACAGTGTAGGTAAGAGGTGCAATGTTTTAGTTTCGGGGCCTCTGTTAGCTACATGAATTTGAATCAGAATATCTTCAGTAGAATTCTTGGCATATTCTACAAAAACATCAAAATAGCGGTTTTCATCAAATATACCTGTATCTAATAGTTCAAATTCTGGTTGAAGACGATTGCGGTGTTGATTTTCTGTAACTAATTGTGCATAGGGAAAAGCGTTTTGGGGATATTTGTACAACGCCTTCATGTAGGAATGAGTGGGTGTACTGTCCAAATAAAAGTAATAATCCTTGACATCTTCGCCATGATTACCTTCATTTCCCGTCAAGCCAAAAATTCTTTCCTTGAGAATCGAGTCTTCACCATTCCAAAGTGCGATCGCAAAACATAGGCGTTGATGATTATCCGAAATCCCAGCAATTCCATCTTCACCCCAACGGTAAGCCCGAGAACGCGCCTGATCGTGGGTGAAGTAGTCCCAAGCCGCA contains the following coding sequences:
- the egtD gene encoding L-histidine N(alpha)-methyltransferase, which encodes MKTENKEHSRLRWINLNSAIASVDEGADIMAGLTQNPKTLPCRYFYDDRGSELFEQICDLREYYPTRTEQAILETYAAEIAKMTGSCHLIELGSGSSRKTRLLLEAYSEVVQELQYYPIDVSSGILKTTALDLLEQYPKLKLCGLAGTYEQALAELPSAELENRMLIFLGSTLGNLNDKQTHKFFTQVQQALKPGEFFLLGVDLQKSVEIIEAAYNDSQGVTAAFNLNILNHINQRFQGNFSLNNFAHWAFYNQESNQIEMHLRSLVNQTVFLEALDLEISLQAGETIRTEISRKFHIPTLISVLENHAFQALQVWTDPQAWFGLLLCQRQCTNTECP
- a CDS encoding MGH1-like glycoside hydrolase domain-containing protein, producing the protein MTTSTQEEIRLAAARNHEAHWRRWGPYLSDRQWGTVREDYSHNGAAWDYFTHDQARSRAYRWGEDGIAGISDNHQRLCFAIALWNGEDSILKERIFGLTGNEGNHGEDVKDYYFYLDSTPTHSYMKALYKYPQNAFPYAQLVTENQHRNRLQPEFELLDTGIFDENRYFDVFVEYAKNSTEDILIQIHVANRGPETKTLHLLPTLWFRNTWSWNGDTNKPHLKQVNSANSWQIIEASHATLDNRWLYCQTATEILFTENETNNQRLFGSPNTSAYVKDGINEYIVSGNKQAVNPEQFGTKAAPHYLLTVGAGETQTVKLRLSDIPNLFEPFNSEFDAIFLARKQEADAFYQRITPFPLSADMRNVQRQAFAGMLWSKQFYHYILEDWLKGDRNTPPPPPERQEGRNHEWFHLYNEDILSMPDKWEYPWFAAWDLAFHTIPLAIIDPDFAKYQLDVLTREWYMHPNGQIPAYEWKFSDVNPPVHAWATWRIYKIEQKIYGKGDRQFLERVFQKLMLNFTWWVNRKDAEGNNVFQGGFLGLDNIGVFDRSATLPTGGHIDQSDGTSWMGMYCLNMLAIALELATTNPVYEDIATKFFEHFLYIADAMNKIGELEASLWNEQDGFYYDVLHLAEKQITLKVRSMVGLIPLFAIETLEPETINLLPGFKSRLEWFIKNRPDLRQNVACMETKGIGARRLLAIVSRDKLKSILQKMLDENEFFSPHGIRALSKFHSQHPYIFDVDSSQFRVDYEPAESSSGLFGGNSNWRGPVWFPVNFLLIESLQKFHHYLGNDFQLECPTGSGKMMTLWEVASELSQRLIRIFLQNSAAQRPVYGNTQKFQTDPHWRDLILFYEYFHGDNGAGIGASHQTGWTGLVAKLIQQFGEYEAQNQQPEIDKKGQEIALV